From the Candidatus Nanopelagicus hibericus genome, the window TTACTCGCCCATAAATCCGATAACTTCATAGATTTTGAGGAACACAGTGCAATTATTCCCTGTGGAGATTCTGAATCTGCCATTGCAGTCATTACCTGATCTGAAACCATTATCAGTTCATATTTCTCTAAGTTCGCAGATGATATTTCTTGTTGCAATTTTAATAATCCAGACTCAGTAACATAAACATGCTTCACTGCAAGTCCGGCAATTAATTTAGAGGTTAGTGCTTCTCGAACTGTTTGTATTCCTTCGGCAATGAACGCGCTTTCTGTTTCACGATTTTTTTTGCCCCTGGGACCAGTAAGAGCCTTAACTCGCTCAATGTGAGGCGAATTAAGGCTCGTAATGTTTTCCATCGATAACTACTCGGTTAAAGATGTTTTAAGCTGTTACAACATTTTTGCGGGCAATCTCAACTAATTTTGAGAATGCTACCGGGTCATTTGTTGCCAATTCAGATAGCACTCTGCGATCCACTTCAATGCCAGCAATCTTTAAACCTTGAATTAAACGGTTGTAAGTCATGCCGTTTGCCCGGGCAGCTGCATTGATTCGTTGAATCCAAAGTCGACGGAAGTCACCTTTTTTATCTTTACG encodes:
- the rplT gene encoding 50S ribosomal protein L20, translated to MARVKRGVHAAKKRRTTLERAAGYRGQRSRLFSKAKEQVTHSLVYAFNDRKDKKGDFRRLWIQRINAAARANGMTYNRLIQGLKIAGIEVDRRVLSELATNDPVAFSKLVEIARKNVVTA